From a region of the Pukyongiella litopenaei genome:
- a CDS encoding GcvT family protein produces the protein MKTHVKALVVGGGAVGTSIAYHLARAGWQDVMLLERDELTSGSTWHAAGLLPLFNMSYATTHIHQYSVEFYKTLEEETGLDAGFFIVGNLRMAQSRARMDEFQLYAATAETCGVPHEFLTPDEIRARWPLVRTEDLQGALFHPTDGYINPADVTMAMARGARQRGVAIERRWQVDGYHWTGSDWHVTCSKMVEKGGNLVPSGEQVVITAEHVVTATGNHAQRTARLLGIRIPAIPVEHQYIVTEPDPALAAYREAGHPEHPVLRDADAKWYVREERGGWILGPYERNAPARFLHDVPDSFRADLFPLDLERIEAEYMSMIHRIPSSETVGLKDDFNGPICYTPDGNPLVGPAPGLRNMWLAEGFSFGITAAGGTGHYLAQMMVGGEAEIDMASLDPKRYGPWMTTEYAARKNEECYEHVYILHHPDEEREACRPLRTAPAYDRQKALGAQFGQVNGWERPNYYGPPDAPDSFDHDARSFRRGGWWQYAVDEARAIRQGVGLIDATAFAKHRVFGAGATAFLEWFTCNRLPKVGRINLTYALTAAGTTRTEYTIVREAEDEYYLVSAGAWAAYDQDYLLKAIEDWSTGSSGDWVGVHDVTTQRGVFAIAGPKTREVLNELVKDADPATVLSNKRFPWLSMRDIELGMCPVRAIRVAYTGELGWELHHSIEMQNYLWDQLMAAGEKHGLKPVGARAQNWLRMEKSYRAFGTELGRDATPLEADLPRFVDLSKPFHGKAAMEAKGIRSTCVTLLIDGPDDADPWGREALYDGYTRVGRLTSGGYSVHFGKSIGMGYVRPDLAVPGTRLKVQMQGRLWEAEIVPDSPYDPENAAIRKDG, from the coding sequence ATGAAAACCCATGTCAAGGCGCTGGTCGTCGGCGGTGGCGCGGTCGGAACGTCGATAGCCTATCACCTTGCGCGGGCGGGCTGGCAGGACGTGATGCTGCTGGAGCGCGACGAACTGACCAGCGGGTCGACCTGGCATGCGGCCGGGTTGCTGCCGCTGTTCAACATGTCCTACGCGACCACCCATATCCATCAGTATTCGGTCGAGTTCTACAAGACGCTGGAAGAGGAAACCGGGCTTGATGCCGGGTTCTTCATCGTCGGCAACCTGCGCATGGCACAGAGCCGCGCGCGGATGGACGAGTTCCAGCTCTATGCCGCGACCGCCGAAACCTGCGGCGTTCCCCATGAATTCCTGACGCCCGACGAGATCAGGGCCCGCTGGCCGCTGGTGCGTACCGAGGATCTGCAGGGCGCGCTGTTCCATCCGACGGACGGGTATATCAACCCCGCCGATGTCACCATGGCGATGGCCAGGGGCGCGCGCCAGCGCGGGGTGGCGATCGAGCGCAGATGGCAGGTGGACGGGTATCACTGGACCGGCAGCGACTGGCATGTGACCTGCTCGAAGATGGTCGAGAAGGGCGGCAACCTGGTGCCGTCCGGCGAACAGGTGGTGATCACCGCCGAACATGTGGTCACCGCCACCGGCAACCATGCCCAGCGCACCGCGCGCCTGCTGGGGATCAGGATCCCGGCGATCCCGGTCGAACATCAATATATCGTCACCGAACCGGACCCCGCGCTGGCCGCGTATCGCGAGGCGGGCCATCCCGAGCATCCGGTCCTGCGCGACGCCGATGCCAAATGGTATGTGCGCGAGGAGCGCGGCGGCTGGATCCTGGGGCCCTATGAACGGAACGCGCCGGCGCGGTTCCTCCACGATGTTCCGGACAGTTTCCGCGCCGATCTCTTTCCGCTCGACCTGGAGCGGATCGAAGCGGAATACATGTCGATGATCCACCGGATCCCGTCGTCGGAGACCGTGGGGCTCAAGGACGATTTCAACGGTCCGATCTGCTATACGCCTGACGGCAATCCGTTGGTGGGACCGGCGCCGGGGCTGCGCAACATGTGGCTGGCCGAGGGGTTCAGCTTTGGCATCACCGCGGCGGGCGGCACCGGGCATTACCTGGCGCAGATGATGGTCGGGGGCGAGGCCGAGATCGACATGGCCAGCCTCGATCCCAAGCGCTACGGGCCGTGGATGACCACCGAATATGCCGCGCGCAAGAACGAGGAATGTTACGAACACGTCTATATCCTGCACCACCCGGACGAGGAACGCGAAGCCTGCCGGCCGCTGCGCACCGCGCCCGCCTATGACCGGCAGAAGGCGCTGGGCGCGCAGTTCGGACAGGTGAACGGGTGGGAGCGGCCGAACTATTACGGCCCGCCGGATGCGCCGGACAGTTTCGACCATGACGCGCGCAGTTTCCGCCGTGGCGGCTGGTGGCAATATGCGGTCGACGAGGCACGGGCGATCCGCCAGGGCGTCGGCCTGATCGACGCCACCGCCTTTGCCAAGCACCGCGTGTTTGGCGCGGGGGCGACGGCCTTTCTGGAATGGTTCACCTGCAACCGCCTGCCGAAGGTGGGGCGGATAAACCTGACCTATGCGCTGACCGCCGCGGGCACCACGCGGACCGAATACACCATCGTGCGCGAAGCCGAGGATGAGTACTATCTGGTATCCGCGGGCGCCTGGGCGGCATATGATCAGGATTACCTGCTCAAGGCGATCGAAGACTGGAGCACGGGCAGTTCCGGCGATTGGGTCGGGGTTCACGATGTAACCACGCAAAGGGGCGTTTTCGCCATCGCCGGGCCGAAAACCCGCGAGGTCCTGAACGAACTGGTGAAGGATGCCGACCCCGCCACGGTGCTGTCGAACAAGCGGTTCCCGTGGCTGTCGATGCGCGACATCGAACTGGGCATGTGCCCGGTGCGTGCCATCCGCGTGGCCTATACCGGCGAACTGGGCTGGGAACTGCATCACTCGATCGAGATGCAGAACTACCTGTGGGACCAGTTGATGGCCGCCGGCGAAAAGCACGGGCTGAAACCGGTGGGGGCGCGGGCGCAGAACTGGCTGCGGATGGAAAAATCCTATCGCGCCTTCGGCACGGAACTGGGCCGCGATGCCACCCCGCTCGAGGCCGATCTGCCGCGATTCGTGGACCTGTCCAAGCCGTTTCACGGCAAGGCTGCGATGGAGGCCAAGGGCATCCGGTCGACATGCGTCACCCTGCTGATCGACGGGCCAGACGATGCCGACCCGTGGGGCCGCGAGGCGCTCTATGACGGTTACACCCGCGTCGGGCGGCTAACCTCGGGCGGCTATTCGGTCCATTTCGGCAAGTCGATCGGGATGGGCTATGTCCGTCCGGACCTGGCCGTGCCGGGCACGCGGCTGAAGGTCCAGATGCAGGGCCGGCTGTGGGAGGCCGAGATCGTGCCCGACAGCCCCTATGACCCCGAAAACGCGGCGATCCGCAAGGACGGCTGA
- a CDS encoding GlsB/YeaQ/YmgE family stress response membrane protein produces MGVVALIIVGAAAGFLATRLMRIEADIPTTMFVGIVGALLGGLILRFLIAVTGVLAGFVGAVLGALLVLWLWQRWRRR; encoded by the coding sequence ATGGGCGTGGTTGCACTGATCATCGTGGGCGCGGCGGCCGGGTTCCTGGCGACGCGGCTGATGCGGATCGAGGCCGATATTCCCACCACCATGTTCGTGGGGATCGTGGGTGCGCTGCTGGGCGGGCTGATCCTGAGGTTTCTGATCGCGGTGACGGGTGTCTTGGCGGGGTTTGTCGGCGCGGTTCTGGGCGCGTTGCTGGTGCTGTGGCTCTGGCAGCGCTGGCGCCGCCGCTAG
- the fmt gene encoding methionyl-tRNA formyltransferase, producing MRIVFMGSPEFSVPVLEALVDAGHELAAVYCQPPRPAGRGKHPRPGPVHARAEALGLPVRHPETLRSDAAQAGFAALEAEVAVVVAYGLILPQAVLDAPARGCLNIHASLLPRWRGAAPIHRAIMAGDAETGVCIMQMEAGLDTGPVLMRQSTPIGADDTTADLHDRLSAMGARLIVEALARLDGLVPEPQPEEGVTYAAKIDKGEARVDWTRPAGEIGRLVRGLSPFPGAWCEIGGQRVKLLGAEPVSGEGLPGEVLDGGAGGAPVIACGHGALRLTRLQRAGKSAQDGASFLRGFPVPRGTRL from the coding sequence ATGCGGATCGTGTTCATGGGGAGCCCGGAATTCTCGGTGCCGGTCTTGGAGGCGCTGGTGGATGCCGGGCACGAGCTGGCCGCCGTCTATTGCCAGCCGCCCCGGCCCGCCGGGCGCGGCAAGCACCCCAGGCCCGGCCCGGTTCACGCGCGCGCCGAGGCGCTGGGCCTGCCGGTGCGCCATCCGGAGACGCTGCGGAGCGACGCGGCGCAGGCCGGGTTCGCGGCGCTGGAGGCCGAGGTGGCGGTGGTGGTCGCCTATGGGCTGATCCTGCCGCAGGCGGTGCTGGATGCGCCCGCGCGCGGCTGCCTGAACATCCATGCCAGCCTGCTGCCGCGCTGGCGCGGCGCGGCCCCGATCCACCGCGCGATCATGGCCGGCGACGCGGAAACCGGGGTCTGCATCATGCAGATGGAGGCGGGGCTGGACACCGGGCCGGTGCTGATGCGCCAGTCCACGCCGATCGGCGCGGATGACACCACCGCCGACCTGCACGACCGGCTGTCGGCCATGGGCGCGCGGCTGATCGTGGAGGCGCTGGCGCGGCTGGACGGTTTGGTGCCAGAGCCGCAGCCCGAGGAGGGCGTCACCTATGCGGCCAAGATCGACAAGGGCGAGGCGCGGGTGGACTGGACCCGGCCCGCCGGGGAGATCGGCCGCCTGGTCCGGGGGCTGTCGCCCTTTCCCGGCGCCTGGTGCGAGATCGGCGGTCAGCGCGTGAAACTGCTGGGCGCGGAGCCGGTATCGGGCGAGGGCCTGCCCGGCGAGGTGCTGGACGGGGGCGCCGGCGGGGCGCCGGTCATTGCCTGCGGGCACGGGGCCCTGCGCCTGACCCGGTTGCAGAGAGCGGGGAAATCGGCGCAGGATGGGGCGAGTTTTCTGCGCGGCTTTCCGGTGCCGCGCGGAACCCGACTGTGA
- the def gene encoding peptide deformylase, with protein sequence MSVRPFVPWPDRRLRSPAAPVAAVTDEIRAIWDDMVETMYAMPGVGLAAPQIGVMLRLAVVDGSGGAGGRGVIRLANPEILHSSVKLRAHEEASPNLPGVSARLSRPRAVTVRYLDETGAQVDGEFVGLEATSVQHQIDHLNGRMYFDRLSKVKRDMLLRRARKLGG encoded by the coding sequence ATGAGCGTGCGGCCCTTCGTGCCCTGGCCCGACAGGCGGCTGCGCAGTCCGGCGGCGCCGGTCGCGGCCGTGACCGACGAGATCCGCGCGATCTGGGACGACATGGTCGAAACCATGTATGCGATGCCCGGTGTCGGCCTGGCCGCGCCGCAGATCGGCGTGATGCTGCGGCTCGCGGTGGTTGACGGTTCAGGGGGGGCGGGGGGCCGGGGGGTGATCCGGCTGGCCAATCCGGAGATCCTGCACAGTTCGGTCAAGCTGCGCGCCCATGAGGAGGCCAGCCCGAACCTGCCCGGCGTGTCGGCCCGGCTGTCGCGTCCGCGCGCGGTGACGGTGCGCTATCTCGACGAGACCGGCGCGCAGGTCGATGGCGAATTCGTCGGGCTGGAGGCGACCAGCGTTCAGCACCAGATCGACCACCTGAACGGCCGGATGTATTTCGACCGCCTGTCCAAGGTGAAACGCGACATGTTGCTGCGCCGGGCGCGCAAGCTGGGGGGCTGA
- the def gene encoding peptide deformylase translates to MAVLPLVLWPDPGLQTVCDPVAGGDAAGLVRDLFDTLYASGGRGLAAPQVGVTRRVFVMDTGWKDGAAEPRAFVDPVIRAVSDRIATGPEGCLSIPGITVEVARPDWVDLGWTDLDGAARGARFDGIAAVCVQHEVDHLDGIVTLDRLDPAARAGAEAAYGGMRA, encoded by the coding sequence ATGGCGGTGCTGCCGCTGGTCCTGTGGCCCGATCCCGGTCTGCAGACGGTCTGCGATCCTGTCGCGGGGGGCGATGCCGCCGGGTTGGTGCGCGATCTGTTCGATACGCTTTATGCCTCAGGAGGGCGCGGGCTGGCCGCGCCGCAGGTGGGCGTCACGCGGCGGGTGTTCGTGATGGACACGGGCTGGAAGGACGGCGCCGCCGAGCCACGGGCCTTTGTCGATCCGGTGATCCGGGCGGTGTCGGACCGGATCGCGACCGGCCCCGAGGGGTGCCTGTCGATCCCCGGCATCACGGTCGAGGTGGCGCGGCCCGACTGGGTCGATCTCGGCTGGACCGATCTGGACGGAGCGGCGCGGGGCGCCCGGTTCGACGGGATCGCGGCGGTATGCGTGCAACATGAGGTCGACCATCTCGATGGCATCGTCACGCTGGACCGGCTGGACCCGGCGGCGCGGGCCGGGGCCGAGGCCGCCTATGGGGGGATGCGGGCATGA
- the def gene encoding peptide deformylase, translating into MKRPILIHPDPRLKKLCAPVADLSDELRILADDMLETMYDAPGIGLAAPQVGVLQRLIVLDCVKEDGAAPRPLVMFNPEVVSRSEALNTYEEGCLSIPDQYAEVTRPAEVEVAWIDRDGKARQQGFDGLWATCVQHEIDHLDGKLFIDYLKPLKRQLITRKMVKLKRERARA; encoded by the coding sequence ATGAAACGCCCGATCCTGATCCATCCCGACCCGCGGCTGAAAAAGCTCTGCGCGCCCGTAGCCGACCTGTCGGACGAGCTGCGCATCCTGGCCGACGACATGCTGGAAACCATGTATGACGCGCCAGGCATCGGGCTGGCCGCGCCGCAGGTGGGCGTGTTGCAGCGGTTGATCGTGCTGGATTGCGTCAAGGAAGACGGCGCCGCGCCGCGCCCGCTGGTGATGTTCAATCCCGAGGTCGTGTCCCGGTCAGAGGCGCTGAACACCTATGAGGAGGGATGCCTGTCGATCCCCGACCAATATGCCGAGGTGACCCGCCCGGCCGAGGTCGAGGTGGCCTGGATCGACCGGGACGGCAAGGCGCGGCAACAGGGGTTCGACGGGCTCTGGGCCACCTGCGTGCAACACGAGATCGACCATCTGGACGGCAAGCTGTTCATCGACTACCTGAAGCCGCTGAAGCGGCAGCTGATCACGCGCAAGATGGTCAAGCTGAAACGCGAACGGGCGCGGGCCTGA
- a CDS encoding MalY/PatB family protein translates to MSLDLHMSLFDQPFERRGTHSVKWDRMERYYGVSSDDGLAMWVADMDFKSPPCVRDRLREAVEHGAFAYVDPEPDYTRAIGWWMRERHGWHVDPSWIFTTTGLVNAVGMCLDAFTDPGDGVVLFTPIYHSFAKVARAAGRPVTECPLINADGRYEMDFDHWDTMLTGGEKLLILCSPHNPGGRVWSRGELQQAADFARRHDLLIISDEIHHDIVYPGHTHVPMPLVDRGVTDRLVMLTAPSKTFNVAGLHTGNVIIEDETLRARFAARAAALSLAPNSLGQFALTAAYSPEGAAWTDALMTYLDGNRKLFDDAIAGIPGLASMRLESTFLAWVDFDGTGMDRAEFTARVEQDARIAVNHGPTFGRGGESFLRFNLGTQRARVQEACNRLRDAFADLQ, encoded by the coding sequence ATGAGCCTCGATCTTCACATGTCGCTGTTCGACCAGCCGTTCGAACGCCGCGGAACCCACAGCGTCAAATGGGACCGGATGGAACGCTATTACGGCGTCTCGTCCGATGACGGGCTGGCCATGTGGGTCGCCGACATGGATTTCAAGAGCCCGCCCTGCGTCCGTGACAGGCTGCGCGAGGCGGTGGAACACGGCGCTTTTGCCTATGTCGACCCGGAACCGGACTATACCCGGGCCATCGGCTGGTGGATGCGGGAACGCCATGGCTGGCATGTCGATCCCTCCTGGATCTTCACCACCACCGGGCTCGTGAATGCGGTGGGCATGTGCCTCGACGCCTTCACCGATCCCGGCGACGGCGTGGTGCTGTTCACGCCGATCTATCACAGCTTTGCCAAGGTGGCCCGCGCCGCCGGCCGGCCGGTGACCGAATGTCCGCTGATCAATGCCGACGGCCGTTACGAGATGGATTTCGACCACTGGGACACGATGCTGACCGGGGGCGAGAAGCTGCTGATCCTGTGTTCGCCGCACAATCCCGGCGGCCGGGTCTGGAGCCGCGGGGAACTGCAACAGGCGGCCGATTTCGCGCGCCGCCATGACCTGCTGATCATCTCGGACGAGATCCATCACGACATCGTCTATCCCGGCCATACCCATGTGCCGATGCCGCTCGTCGACCGCGGCGTGACCGACCGGCTGGTCATGCTGACCGCGCCCTCCAAGACCTTCAACGTCGCTGGCCTGCACACCGGCAACGTCATCATCGAGGACGAGACCCTGCGCGCCCGGTTCGCCGCGCGGGCGGCCGCGCTCAGCCTCGCGCCCAATTCGCTGGGCCAGTTCGCGCTGACAGCCGCCTATTCGCCCGAAGGCGCCGCCTGGACCGATGCGCTGATGACCTATCTCGACGGCAACCGCAAATTGTTCGACGATGCGATTGCCGGGATCCCGGGGCTGGCCTCGATGCGGCTGGAATCGACCTTCCTGGCCTGGGTCGATTTCGACGGAACCGGCATGGACCGGGCCGAGTTCACCGCCCGCGTGGAGCAGGATGCCAGGATCGCGGTCAATCACGGCCCCACCTTTGGACGGGGCGGCGAAAGCTTCCTGCGCTTCAACCTCGGCACCCAGCGCGCGCGCGTGCAGGAGGCCTGCAACCGCCTGCGCGATGCCTTCGCCGACCTGCAATAG
- a CDS encoding response regulator transcription factor, translated as MNVLIVESRPELGRLWQRHLERQGAQVTLVHSQESAILSLYSADFEIIVLDLVLEGGSALAVADFASYRRPDARVIFVTNTSFFSDGSIFAHSPNACAYFQSEAPPEDLAAMVEHYAAPR; from the coding sequence ATGAATGTGTTAATTGTTGAAAGCAGGCCGGAGCTGGGCAGGCTCTGGCAGCGGCACCTTGAACGTCAGGGTGCGCAGGTCACCCTTGTTCACAGCCAGGAAAGCGCCATCCTGTCGCTCTACAGCGCGGATTTCGAGATCATCGTGCTGGACCTGGTGCTCGAGGGCGGCAGCGCGCTCGCGGTTGCGGATTTCGCCAGCTATCGCCGCCCGGACGCGCGCGTGATCTTCGTCACCAATACCAGCTTCTTCTCGGATGGGTCGATCTTTGCGCACAGCCCCAATGCCTGCGCCTATTTCCAGAGCGAGGCGCCGCCCGAGGATCTCGCCGCGATGGTCGAACACTACGCCGCCCCGCGCTAG
- the cbiB gene encoding adenosylcobinamide-phosphate synthase CbiB, translating into MTHAMLLAAALILDALAGEPGWLWSRLPHPAVLMGRAVGRLDRTLNRGAHRRLAGVLALVLLAGGAGLLGAGLQLAGPAVEIAIAAVLLAQKSLVQHVRAVANALRQSLPEARRAVAMIVGRDCRDMDAPRIARAAIESAAENLSDGVIAPAFWFLIAGLPGLLVYKAVNTADSMIGYRTDRYRDFGWAAARSDDLLNLLPARLTGLMIATLSGGLRHWSDIVTDARAHRSPNAGWPEAAMARALNVALAGPRSYDGQMRDLAWVNGAARQEIGADDIDAAVTVLWRVWALTLAMVAGLGIAAAAV; encoded by the coding sequence GTGACCCATGCGATGCTGCTGGCCGCCGCGCTGATTCTGGACGCGCTGGCCGGGGAACCGGGCTGGCTCTGGTCGCGGCTACCGCATCCGGCGGTGCTGATGGGCCGTGCGGTGGGCCGGCTGGACCGGACGCTCAATCGCGGGGCACATAGACGGCTGGCGGGTGTGCTGGCGCTGGTCCTGCTGGCCGGTGGCGCGGGCCTGCTGGGCGCGGGGCTGCAGCTGGCCGGGCCGGCCGTCGAGATCGCGATCGCGGCGGTTCTGCTGGCGCAGAAATCGCTGGTCCAGCATGTGCGGGCGGTTGCGAATGCGCTGCGGCAGTCGCTGCCCGAGGCCCGCCGCGCGGTGGCGATGATCGTCGGCCGCGACTGCCGCGACATGGACGCCCCGCGCATTGCCCGCGCGGCGATAGAAAGCGCGGCGGAGAACCTCTCGGACGGGGTGATCGCGCCGGCCTTCTGGTTCCTGATCGCCGGCCTGCCGGGCCTGCTGGTCTACAAGGCCGTCAACACCGCCGACAGCATGATCGGCTATCGCACGGACCGCTACCGTGATTTCGGCTGGGCCGCGGCCCGCAGCGACGACCTGCTGAACCTGCTGCCGGCCCGTCTGACCGGCCTGATGATCGCCACGCTGTCGGGCGGGTTGCGACACTGGAGCGATATCGTCACGGATGCCCGCGCGCATCGGTCGCCCAATGCCGGATGGCCCGAGGCTGCGATGGCGCGGGCGCTGAACGTGGCGCTGGCCGGACCGCGCAGCTATGACGGGCAGATGCGCGACCTGGCCTGGGTCAACGGGGCGGCCCGGCAAGAGATCGGCGCCGATGACATCGACGCCGCGGTGACGGTCCTGTGGCGGGTCTGGGCGCTGACGCTGGCGATGGTGGCGGGCCTGGGCATCGCGGCGGCGGCCGTCTGA